A single genomic interval of Aedes aegypti strain LVP_AGWG chromosome 1, AaegL5.0 Primary Assembly, whole genome shotgun sequence harbors:
- the LOC5569438 gene encoding mucin-5AC gives MENGKAICWLLFGLSLVFLVNSGDVSSSGNSPNKGGELNATVSQVIQALGDSPYHGDSSQEHSKRGRIFARKGVDMNVTTTTTTTTSAPTVAIAPKASEAQQLNNVTTAASKSQQPPPPLPQVNISNPAEVGSAAVNLTTVAKSNATLPTPASNATSSVNLPAVGSNSASNVTATSTTSTTTSTTTTSTTTTSTTTTTTTTTTTKPPKKPKITYSVDDEPKLLQAAKPGYNAGSSVSDANGHLHVEEPLAELSKEYIPPALMGPPRGHREYVVPVVTLIFAIPLLMGLFLLSYRRAKEFWLTRHYRRMDFLVDGMYNY, from the coding sequence ATGGAAAACGGGAAGGCCATTTGCTGGCTGCTGTTCGGGCTCAGTTTGGTTTTCCTAGTAAACTCCGGGGATGTTTCGAGCAGTGGGAATTCCCCGAACAAGGGAGGTGAACTAAACGCGACTGTGTCGCAAGTGATACAGGCTTTAGGGGATAGCCCCTACCATGGCGATAGCAGTCAGGAACATTCGAAACGGGGTCGCATCTTTGCCAGAAAAGGAGTCGATATGAATGTAACTACGACGACTACGACTACGACCTCAGCGCCTACTGTTGCAATAGCGCCGAAAGCCAGCGAAGCGCAACAGCTGAACAATGTTACAACGGCGGCGTCTAAATCGCAGCAACCTCCGCCGCCACTGCCGCAGGTTAATATCAGCAATCCAGCAGAAGTAGGCAGCGCTGCAGTCAacttgactacagtggccaaaAGCAACGCAACTTTGCCAACGCCTGCCTCGAATGCAACTTCCAGCGTTAATCTTCCAGCAGTGGGTTCAAATTCTGCTTCCAATGTGACTGCGACTTCAACAACGTCCACAACAACTTCAACGACGACTACGTCCACAACAACAACCTCTACGACCACCACTACCACCACAACAACAACGACAAAACCTCCAAAGAAGCCAAAAATCACCTACTCGGTTGACGACGAACCGAAACTGCTCCAAGCGGCCAAACCCGGCTACAACGCGGGATCATCCGTGAGCGACGCCAATGGACATCTCCACGTGGAGGAACCCCTGGCGGAGCTTTCGAAGGAGTACATTCCGCCGGCGTTGATGGGACCGCCTCGTGGTCACCGGGAGTACGTGGTCCCCGTGGTCACTCTGATCTTCGCGATTCCTCTGCTGATGGGACTGTTCCTGCTGTCCTACCGGCGGGCGAAGGAGTTCTGGCTGACCCGGCACTACCGCCGGATGGATTTCCTCGTGGATGGAATGTACAACTATTAG